In Methanocaldococcus lauensis, a single genomic region encodes these proteins:
- a CDS encoding transketolase family protein, producing MVKLTGIYKGMRKGYGETLIELGKKYENVVVLDADLSGSTQTAMFAKEFPERFFNAGVAEQNMIGMAAGLATTGKIVFASSFSMFASGRAWEIIRNLVAYPKLNVKVVATHAGITVGEDGASHQMCEDIAIMRVIPNMVVIAPTDYYHTKNVIRTIAEYKGPVYVRMPRRDTEIIYENEEEATFEIGKGKILNDGDDLTIIATGEEVPEALRAAIILKENGISAEIVEMATIKPIDEKIIEKSKDFIVTVEDHSIIGGLGGAVAEVIASKGLNKKLLRIGINDVFGRSGKADELLKYYGLDGESIAKKIIEIY from the coding sequence ATGGTTAAACTAACTGGTATTTATAAGGGTATGAGAAAAGGATATGGAGAGACACTTATAGAGTTAGGTAAAAAATATGAAAATGTTGTAGTTTTAGATGCAGATTTATCTGGCTCCACACAGACAGCGATGTTTGCTAAGGAATTTCCTGAAAGATTTTTTAATGCTGGAGTTGCAGAGCAAAATATGATTGGAATGGCGGCAGGTTTGGCAACTACTGGAAAAATTGTCTTTGCTTCCTCATTCTCAATGTTTGCCAGTGGAAGAGCGTGGGAGATTATAAGAAACTTAGTAGCATATCCTAAGTTAAATGTTAAAGTAGTTGCTACACACGCAGGAATTACCGTTGGAGAGGATGGAGCTTCCCACCAAATGTGCGAAGACATAGCAATAATGAGGGTTATTCCAAACATGGTAGTTATTGCACCGACTGATTATTATCATACAAAAAATGTCATTAGAACTATAGCAGAGTATAAAGGGCCAGTTTATGTTAGAATGCCAAGAAGAGATACGGAGATAATTTATGAAAATGAGGAAGAGGCTACATTTGAGATTGGAAAAGGGAAAATTTTAAATGATGGAGATGATTTAACTATTATAGCAACAGGAGAAGAAGTGCCAGAAGCCTTAAGGGCGGCAATAATATTAAAAGAAAATGGAATCTCTGCTGAAATCGTAGAGATGGCTACAATAAAACCAATAGATGAAAAGATTATAGAAAAATCAAAAGATTTTATTGTTACAGTTGAAGATCACAGTATTATCGGAGGTTTAGGAGGGGCTGTAGCTGAAGTTATTGCTTCAAAAGGTTTGAACAAAAAACTTTTAAGAATAGGAATAAATGATGTATTTGGAAGAAGTGGGAAGGCAGATGAGTTATTAAAATACTATGGCTTAGATGGAGAAAGCATAGCAAAAAAAATAATAGAAATATATTAA
- the pdxS gene encoding pyridoxal 5'-phosphate synthase lyase subunit PdxS: protein MKKGTDLLKKGFAKMVKHGVVMDVTNVEQAQIAEEAGAVAVMALEKVPADIRASGGVARMSDPALIEEIMDAVSIPVMAKCRIGHTKEAEVLEAIGVDMIDESEVLTQADPFFHIYKKRFNVPFVCGARNLGEAVRRIWEGAAMIRTKGEAGTGNIVEAVRHMRLMNEAIAQLQRMSDEEIYGVAKFYAQRYAELAKTVREGLGLPATVLENEPIYEGFTLSEIIDGLYKVLLEVKKLNRLPVVNFAAGGVATPADAALMMQLGSDGVFVGSGIFKSENPLERARAIVEATYNYDKPEIIAEVSKNLGEPMKGIDITQISEAEKMQYRGD from the coding sequence ATGAAAAAAGGAACTGATTTGTTAAAGAAAGGATTTGCTAAAATGGTTAAACATGGAGTAGTTATGGATGTAACTAATGTAGAACAAGCTCAAATAGCCGAAGAGGCTGGAGCTGTAGCAGTTATGGCTTTGGAAAAAGTTCCAGCCGATATTAGAGCCTCTGGTGGAGTTGCAAGAATGTCAGACCCAGCTTTAATTGAGGAGATAATGGATGCAGTTTCAATTCCAGTTATGGCTAAGTGTAGAATTGGACATACAAAAGAGGCAGAAGTTTTAGAGGCAATTGGAGTAGATATGATAGATGAAAGTGAAGTTTTAACACAGGCAGATCCATTTTTCCACATTTATAAAAAAAGATTTAACGTTCCATTTGTTTGTGGGGCAAGAAATTTAGGAGAGGCTGTTAGAAGAATCTGGGAAGGAGCGGCAATGATAAGAACAAAAGGAGAGGCAGGAACTGGAAACATAGTTGAAGCTGTTAGACACATGAGGTTAATGAATGAAGCTATAGCTCAACTACAAAGAATGAGTGATGAGGAAATATATGGAGTTGCTAAATTTTACGCTCAAAGATATGCTGAATTAGCTAAGACAGTTAGAGAAGGACTGGGATTGCCAGCAACTGTTTTAGAAAATGAGCCAATCTACGAAGGCTTTACATTATCAGAAATTATCGATGGATTGTATAAAGTTTTATTAGAAGTTAAGAAATTAAATAGATTACCAGTAGTTAATTTCGCCGCTGGAGGAGTTGCTACACCAGCAGATGCGGCATTAATGATGCAACTTGGTTCTGATGGAGTTTTCGTAGGTTCAGGAATATTTAAATCAGAGAACCCATTAGAAAGAGCAAGAGCAATTGTTGAAGCAACTTACAATTATGATAAGCCAGAAATTATTGCAGAGGTTAGTAAGAACTTAGGAGAACCTATGAAAGGAATAGATATAACCCAAATAAGCGAAGCTGAAAAAATGCAATATAGAGGAGATTAA